Proteins encoded in a region of the Suncus etruscus isolate mSunEtr1 chromosome 1, mSunEtr1.pri.cur, whole genome shotgun sequence genome:
- the ISL2 gene encoding insulin gene enhancer protein ISL-2 — protein sequence MVDILFPYPFLGAMGDHPKKKPGTAMCVGCGSQIHDQFILRVSPDLEWHAACLKCAECSQYLDETCTCFVRDGKTYCKRDYVRLFGIKCAKCQVGFSSSDLVMRARDSVYHIECFRCSVCSRQLLPGDEFSLREHELLCRADHGLLLERSAAGSPRSPGPLPGARGLHLPDPGSGRQPPLRPHVHKQTEKTTRVRTVLNEKQLHTLRTCYAANPRPDALMKEQLVEMTGLSPRVIRVWFQNKRCKDKKKSILMKQLQQQQHNDKTSLQGLTGTPLVAGSPIRHESAVQGSAVEVQTYQPPWKALSEFALQSDLDQPAFQQLVSFSESGSLGNSSSSDVTSLSSQLPDTPNSMVPSPVET from the exons ATGGTGGATATtctttttccttatccttttcTGGGTGCTATGGGGGATCATCCCAAGA AGAAGCCCGGGACGGCCATGTGCGTGGGCTGCGGGAGTCAGATCCACGACCAGTTCATCCTGCGGGTGTCCCCCGACCTCGAGTGGCACGCGGCCTGCCTCAAGTGCGCCGAGTGCAGCCAGTACCTGGACGAGACGTGCACCTGCTTCGTGAGAGACGGGAAGACCTACTGCAAGCGGGACTACGTCAG GCTGTTCGGCATCAAGTGCGCCAAGTGCCAGGTGGGCTTCAGCAGCAGCGACCTGGTGATGCGGGCGCGGGACAGCGTGTACCACATCGAGTGCTTCCGCTGCTCCGTGTGCAGCCGCCAGCTGCTGCCCGGCGACGAGTTCTCTCTGCGGGAGCACGAGCTGCTGTGCCGCGCGGACCACGGCCTTCTGCTCGAGCGCTCCGCGGCCGGCAGTCCCCGCAGCCCCGGCCCGCTCCCCGGCGCCCGAGGCCTGCACCTGCCAG ACCCGGGGTCCGGCCGGCAGCCACCTCTGCGCCCGCACGTGCACAAGCAGACGGAGAAGACGACCCGAGTGCGGACTGTGCTCAACGAGAAGCAGCTGCACACGCTGCGGACGTGCTACGCGGCGAACCCCCGGCCGGACGCGCTCATGAAGGAACAGTTGGTGGAGATGACCGGCCTGAGCCCGCGGGTCATCCGCGTCTGGTTCCAGAACAAGCGCTGCAAGGACAAGAAGAAATCCATCCTCATGAAacagctgcagcagcagcagcacaacGACAAGACG AGCCTCCAGGGACTGACCGGGACGCCCCTGGTGGCCGGCAGCCCAATTCGCCACGAGAGTGCAGTGCAGGGCAGTGCTGTGGAAGTGCAGACCTACCAGCCACCTTGGAAAGCGCTCAGCGAGTTTGCTCTCCAGAGCGACCTGGACCAACCCGCATTCCAGCAGTTG GTCTCCTTCTCCGAGTCCGGCTCCCTGGGCAACTCCTCCAGCAGCGACGTGACTTCCCTGTCCTCGCAGCTCCCGGACACCCCCAACAGCATGGTGCCGAGTCCCGTGGAGACGTGA